The following DNA comes from Sphingopyxis sp. BSN-002.
CGTATCCGCCGTCCCCTTCGGATCATCCGGCACCGCCTGTTCGTCCTCGGGATCGAAATTCGATCCGGCGAGCTGCTCTTCGGGCGGCCGGGTCGCAACGACGGCATTGAGGGTGACCGTCTTTCCATCGCGGACAACCTCGAGAGGAATGCGCGTGCCCGGTTTGACGTTGGCGACGATGTAGGAGAGGGTCTGCGACGGGGTCACGTCCTTGCCGTTGACCTTGGTCACGACGTCGCCGCGCTTCAGGCCGGCCTTCGCTGCCGGACCATCGTCTTCCACCCGCTGGACGAATTCGCCGCGGTCCTTGGGCAGGCCGAGCGCCGCCGCGAGGTCTTCGTCGACCGGCGCGATGCTGATGCCGAGGTAACCCCGCTCGATCTTCTGCCCCGACTTCAGCGAGTTGATCACGGGGATCGCCGCGTCGGCGGGGATCGCGAAATTGACGCCGATATTCGCGCCGACGGGCGAGATCAGCATGTTGTTGATGCCGACGACATTGCCGTGCAGGTCGAACAGCGGCCCACCCGAGTTACCGCGGTTGATCGCGGTATCGGTCTGGATATAGCGGTCATAGGCACCGCCGCCGCCGAGGTTGCGCTGCACTGCCGAGATGATGCCGGCGGTCACCGTCGAGCCGAGTCCGAGCGGGTTGCCGATCGCGACGACCCAGTCGCCGACGCGCGCCTGGCTGCTGTCGGCGAACTTAACAAAGGGAAGCCCGGTCGCATCGATCTTGAGCAGCGCAAGGTCGGACGCCGCGTCGCGGCCGACGATGCGCGCCTTGAATTCCTTGCCGTTCGTCAGCGTGACCGTGACCTGGTTCACCGCCTCGGCGCGCGGGCCGCCGGTGACGACATGGTTGTTGGTGACGATATAGCCGTCGTCGGAAATCAGGAAGCCCGACCCGCCGCCCTGCTGCTCCTGCGTGACCGGCTCGCGGGTCCCCGCAAAGGGATCGAGCCGGACGCCCAGCGTGACTTCCTGCTTGGTCGAGATGTTGACCACCGCGGGCTGCAATTGCTCGACAAGGTCGGCGAAGCTTTCGGGAGCGCCGGCGCGCGGGACCGCCTTGGCGATCTCGCTCTTCTCGTTCTGCGCGACCTGCGCGATGACGGGCGACTGGGTGACGAGCGCCAGTGCGGT
Coding sequences within:
- a CDS encoding Do family serine endopeptidase is translated as MRYVYGITSALLVGGTALALVTQSPVIAQVAQNEKSEIAKAVPRAGAPESFADLVEQLQPAVVNISTKQEVTLGVRLDPFAGTREPVTQEQQGGGSGFLISDDGYIVTNNHVVTGGPRAEAVNQVTVTLTNGKEFKARIVGRDAASDLALLKIDATGLPFVKFADSSQARVGDWVVAIGNPLGLGSTVTAGIISAVQRNLGGGGAYDRYIQTDTAINRGNSGGPLFDLHGNVVGINNMLISPVGANIGVNFAIPADAAIPVINSLKSGQKIERGYLGISIAPVDEDLAAALGLPKDRGEFVQRVEDDGPAAKAGLKRGDVVTKVNGKDVTPSQTLSYIVANVKPGTRIPLEVVRDGKTVTLNAVVATRPPEEQLAGSNFDPEDEQAVPDDPKGTADTTIQNELGLAVQALTPDIARAIGVDVGTKGLVIGAASGSSDAGRKGLRRGDVIVSANRAPVTSSEALAKVVADAKAAGRDAVLLDIVRRGQPVISYAIRINSRK